AGTGACGCTCTTTGGGTGGCATGGCGGCGCGCTTCTTCTCGGTTGCCTCCGCCATGTCCGCGAGCGATGTACTCTGCAGGTACTGCCGGATCCGTTCGCGGATCGGTTTCCAACGGTCGTGCAGCGGGCACGGCGTCTCGTCGGAGCAGCGCGCGAGACCCACCGCGCACGCGTCGAGATAAGTGGTGCCGTCGACGGCCTGATAGATGTCGAACAGTGCGATCTCAGTGGGGCGACGCGCGAGCGCGAAGCCGCCGCCGGGGCCCTTGTTGGAGGTGAGCAACCCGGCGCGAACCAGTGTCTGAAAGATCTTGCCGAGAAACGGCCCGGGGATTTTCTCGTGCGCTGAAACATCGCGCGCGAGCACCCGTTGACCGGGCTCGAATGCCGCGAGGTAGGTCATCGCACGAATCGCATATTCACATGCCGTCGAGTGAATCATAAGCGCCCCCGGGAGTTCTGGACCTGAATGTCGCGGACGCTACCACGCGGCGGGATATCGTGTCAACCCAACGGGTTCTTGACACCGGCGCCCCGGCCC
This sequence is a window from Candidatus Krumholzibacteriia bacterium. Protein-coding genes within it:
- a CDS encoding Rrf2 family transcriptional regulator — encoded protein: MIHSTACEYAIRAMTYLAAFEPGQRVLARDVSAHEKIPGPFLGKIFQTLVRAGLLTSNKGPGGGFALARRPTEIALFDIYQAVDGTTYLDACAVGLARCSDETPCPLHDRWKPIRERIRQYLQSTSLADMAEATEKKRAAMPPKERH